In the Bifidobacterium catenulatum PV20-2 genome, one interval contains:
- the rpoB gene encoding DNA-directed RNA polymerase subunit beta, with the protein MAEATTNTTTIIARADQHDIDLHKASDRVNFGSIREPIDVPYLLGVQTDSFDWLIGNERWQKRVEEDLENGTNTVSHTSGLDEVFQEISPIENFAQTMSLTFSDPYFEEPRHTVQECKEKDYTYSAPLYVNAEFENGDTGEIKSQTVFMGDFPLQTPHGTFIIGGTERVIVSQLVRSPGVYFDRSQDRTSDKEVFGAKIIPSRGAWLEFEIDKRDVLGVRVDRKRKQSAIVFLMAIGMTKDEIADAFKDYPLVMDALAKETVQTQDEALTDLYRKIRPADTPTPEAGRNLLDSFYFNTKRYDLARVGRYKINRKLGLEKDINDRSLSREDIISTIKYLVTLHAGDTKFPGKRDGQDVDLRVDVDDIDHFGNRRIRQVGELIQNQLRTGLSRMERVVRERMTTQDPEAITPQSLINIRPVNATIKEFFGTSQLSQFMDQNNPLAGVTNKRRLSALGPGGLSRDRASMEVRDVHPSHFGRMCPIESPEGPNIGLIGSLATFGRINPFGFIETPYRKVVNGHVTDEVEYMTADRDAEHVIAQANQELDENGNFVKKQALARVGEEEAVDVPVSSVDYMDVSPRQMVSVGASLIPFLEHDEGHRALMGTNMQRQAVPLIESERPLVGTGAEWRAAVDSGDVILAEKPGVVTYVSADIIRVMNDDGTTSSYKLAKFRRSNQTTCYNQVPLIHDGERVEAGTVLADGPATQKGEMALGKNLLIAFMPWNGYNYEDAVIISQRLVQDDTLSSIHIEEYEIDARETKLGAEEITRDLPNVGEDAVANLDERGIIRIGAEVEAGDILVGKVTPKGETELTPEERLLRAIFGEKSREVRDTSLRVPHGETGTVIDVKEITREDAEEDGDELPNGVNQMIRVYIAQHRKITQGDKLSGRHGNKGVISRILPEEDMPFLADGTPVDIMLNPLGVPSRMNLGQVLELHLGWIAHAGWDISLDPDIEAAWKKNIPQGAEKGEPGTPVATPVFDGVRPETIKGLLSCTLPDRDGNKLVGDDGKAVLFDGRTGEPYPKPISVGYMYMLKLHHLVDDKIHARSTGPYSMITQQPLGGKAQFGGQRFGEMEVWALEAYGAAYTLHEMMTTKSDDVDGRVRVYGAIVKGDNLPPAGIPESFKVLLKEMQSLSLNVEVLNAEGVAIDMKDEDDDPSASSDDLGFNIGARPDAVAKADQVAEEPEFQ; encoded by the coding sequence TTGGCTGAGGCTACGACGAACACCACCACCATCATCGCACGCGCCGACCAGCACGATATTGATCTGCACAAGGCGTCGGACCGTGTGAATTTCGGCTCCATCCGCGAGCCCATTGATGTACCCTACCTGTTGGGTGTACAGACTGACAGCTTTGACTGGCTCATCGGCAACGAGCGCTGGCAGAAGCGTGTCGAGGAGGATTTGGAGAACGGCACCAATACCGTGTCCCACACCTCTGGTCTTGACGAGGTCTTTCAGGAGATCTCCCCGATCGAGAACTTCGCTCAGACCATGAGCCTGACCTTCTCCGATCCATATTTCGAGGAACCGCGCCACACCGTGCAGGAGTGCAAGGAGAAGGATTACACCTACTCCGCTCCGCTGTACGTGAACGCTGAGTTCGAGAACGGCGACACCGGCGAAATCAAATCCCAGACCGTGTTCATGGGCGATTTCCCGCTGCAGACCCCGCACGGCACCTTCATCATCGGCGGTACCGAGCGAGTGATCGTGTCTCAGCTGGTGCGTTCTCCGGGCGTGTACTTCGACCGTAGCCAGGATCGTACTTCCGACAAGGAAGTCTTCGGCGCGAAGATCATTCCGAGCCGTGGCGCATGGCTTGAGTTCGAGATCGACAAGCGTGATGTGCTCGGCGTGCGTGTGGATCGTAAGCGCAAGCAGTCCGCCATCGTGTTCCTCATGGCCATCGGCATGACCAAGGACGAGATCGCCGACGCCTTCAAGGATTACCCGCTGGTCATGGACGCGCTCGCCAAGGAGACCGTGCAGACCCAGGACGAGGCTCTGACCGATCTGTACCGCAAGATCCGCCCGGCCGACACCCCGACGCCGGAAGCTGGCCGCAATCTGCTGGATTCCTTCTACTTCAACACCAAGCGTTACGATCTGGCCCGCGTCGGCCGTTACAAGATCAACCGCAAGCTTGGCTTGGAGAAGGATATCAACGATCGCAGCCTGTCTCGCGAAGACATCATCTCCACCATCAAGTATCTGGTCACTCTGCATGCCGGCGACACCAAGTTCCCGGGCAAGCGTGATGGTCAGGATGTGGATCTGCGCGTGGACGTCGACGATATCGACCACTTCGGCAACCGTCGTATCCGTCAGGTCGGCGAGCTGATCCAGAACCAGCTGCGCACTGGTCTGAGCCGTATGGAGCGCGTGGTCCGCGAGCGTATGACCACTCAGGATCCGGAGGCCATCACCCCGCAGTCCCTGATCAACATCCGCCCTGTGAACGCCACCATCAAGGAGTTCTTCGGAACCTCCCAGCTGTCGCAGTTCATGGATCAGAACAACCCGCTGGCAGGTGTGACCAACAAGCGTCGTCTGTCCGCTCTGGGTCCTGGCGGTCTGTCCCGCGACCGTGCATCCATGGAAGTGCGAGACGTGCACCCGTCCCACTTCGGCCGTATGTGCCCGATCGAGTCTCCTGAAGGCCCGAACATCGGTCTTATCGGCTCTCTGGCAACCTTCGGCCGCATCAACCCGTTCGGCTTCATCGAGACCCCGTACCGTAAGGTCGTCAACGGCCATGTGACCGACGAGGTCGAATACATGACCGCAGACCGCGATGCCGAGCACGTCATCGCACAGGCCAACCAGGAGCTCGACGAGAACGGCAACTTCGTCAAGAAGCAGGCCCTTGCCCGAGTCGGTGAGGAAGAAGCGGTCGATGTGCCGGTCAGCTCCGTTGACTACATGGACGTTTCCCCGCGCCAGATGGTTTCCGTCGGCGCATCCCTGATTCCGTTCCTGGAACACGATGAGGGCCACCGAGCACTGATGGGTACCAACATGCAGCGCCAGGCCGTGCCGCTGATCGAATCCGAGCGCCCGCTGGTGGGCACCGGTGCCGAATGGCGTGCAGCCGTTGATTCCGGTGATGTGATTCTGGCTGAGAAGCCGGGCGTGGTGACCTATGTTTCCGCCGATATCATCCGTGTAATGAACGACGATGGCACCACCAGCTCCTACAAGCTGGCCAAGTTCCGCCGTTCCAACCAGACCACCTGTTACAACCAGGTGCCGCTGATCCACGACGGCGAACGTGTGGAAGCCGGCACCGTGCTGGCCGACGGCCCGGCAACCCAGAAGGGTGAAATGGCTCTGGGCAAGAACCTGCTCATCGCCTTCATGCCGTGGAACGGCTATAACTACGAGGATGCTGTGATCATCTCCCAGCGTCTCGTGCAGGACGACACCCTGAGCTCCATCCACATCGAGGAATACGAGATCGACGCCCGCGAAACCAAGCTGGGTGCTGAGGAGATCACCCGTGATCTGCCGAACGTCGGCGAAGACGCGGTGGCCAACCTCGACGAGCGTGGCATTATCCGCATCGGCGCCGAAGTCGAAGCCGGCGACATTCTGGTGGGTAAGGTCACCCCGAAGGGCGAAACCGAGCTGACTCCGGAAGAGCGTCTGCTGCGCGCCATCTTCGGTGAGAAGAGCCGCGAAGTTCGTGACACCTCGCTGCGTGTGCCTCACGGCGAGACCGGTACGGTGATCGACGTCAAGGAGATCACCCGCGAAGACGCCGAAGAAGACGGCGACGAGCTGCCGAACGGCGTGAATCAGATGATTCGCGTCTACATTGCGCAGCATCGTAAGATCACCCAGGGCGACAAGCTCTCCGGCCGACATGGCAACAAGGGTGTTATCTCCCGCATTCTGCCGGAAGAGGATATGCCGTTCCTCGCGGATGGTACTCCGGTCGACATCATGCTGAACCCGCTGGGCGTGCCTTCTCGAATGAACCTCGGCCAGGTGCTGGAACTGCACTTGGGCTGGATCGCACATGCCGGCTGGGACATTTCCCTCGACCCGGATATCGAAGCCGCTTGGAAGAAGAACATTCCGCAGGGCGCCGAAAAGGGCGAGCCGGGCACCCCGGTGGCAACCCCGGTGTTCGACGGCGTTCGTCCGGAAACCATTAAGGGACTGCTTTCCTGCACCTTGCCGGATCGCGACGGCAACAAGCTGGTCGGAGACGACGGCAAGGCCGTGCTGTTCGACGGTCGTACCGGCGAACCGTACCCGAAGCCGATTTCCGTTGGCTACATGTACATGCTGAAGCTGCACCACCTGGTCGACGACAAGATCCACGCACGTTCCACCGGCCCGTACTCCATGATCACCCAGCAGCCGTTGGGTGGCAAGGCCCAGTTCGGTGGCCAGCGCTTCGGCGAAATGGAAGTGTGGGCCCTCGAGGCCTACGGTGCCGCCTACACGCTGCACGAGATGATGACCACCAAGTCCGATGACGTCGACGGCCGCGTGCGTGTCTACGGCGCCATTGTGAAGGGCGACAACCTGCCGCCGGCAGGCATTCCGGAATCCTTCAAGGTGCTGCTCAAGGAAATGCAGTCCCTGTCCCTGAACGTCGAAGTGCTCAACGCGGAAGGTGTGGCCATCGACATGAAGGACGAGGACGACGATCCGTCTGCTTCCTCCGACGATCTTGGCTTCAACATCGGCGCGCGCCCCGACGCGGTCGCCAAGGCTGACCAGGTTGCGGAAGAGCCTGAATTCCAGTGA